One genomic window of Corynebacterium pseudotuberculosis includes the following:
- the typA gene encoding translational GTPase TypA: protein MTRPEFRNVAIVAHVDHGKTTLVDAMLRQSGAFDEHAELVDRVMDSGDLEKEKGITILAKNTAIRRKGAGKDGNDLVINVIDTPGHADFGGEVERALSMVDGVVLLVDASEGPLPQTRFVLGKALAAKMPVIILVNKTDRPDARIDEVVEESQDLLLELASALDDPEAAEAAEQLLDLPVLYASGREGKASVENPGNGNIPDAEDLQALFDVIYDVMPEPTVNSEGALQAHVTNLDSSSFLGRIGLIRVHSGTLKKGQQVAWIHYDEDGNQHIKSAKIAELLRTVGVTRVPADEVVAGDIAAISGIDSVMIGDTLADPENPVALPRITVDEPAISMTIGVNTSPLAGRGGGDKLTARVVKARLDQELIGNVSIRVLPTERPDAWEVQGRGEMSLSVLVETMRREGFELTVGKPQVVTQTIDGKLYEPYEHMVIDIPSEYQGNVTQLMAARKGQMLSMDNISDDWVRMEYKVPARGLISFRTIFLTETRGTGIANSYSEGIDEWAGEIKGRASGSLVADRSGQITAYALTQLSDRGNFFVEPGMEAYEGMVVGANNRDEDMDVNITKEKKLTNMRSATADATVTLAKAHVLSLDEAMEFCGQDECVEVTPNALRVRKVILNATERGRARAREKARNK from the coding sequence TTGACCCGTCCAGAGTTTCGCAATGTAGCCATCGTTGCGCACGTTGACCACGGAAAGACCACCCTTGTAGACGCCATGTTGCGTCAGTCAGGCGCCTTTGATGAACATGCAGAGCTCGTCGATCGCGTGATGGACTCTGGAGACCTAGAAAAGGAAAAGGGCATCACTATCCTGGCCAAAAACACGGCCATTCGGCGTAAAGGTGCCGGCAAAGACGGCAACGATCTCGTTATTAACGTGATCGATACGCCAGGTCACGCTGACTTCGGTGGCGAGGTTGAGCGTGCCTTGAGCATGGTGGATGGCGTTGTTTTGCTTGTCGACGCTTCCGAAGGCCCGCTTCCGCAAACCCGATTCGTTCTGGGCAAGGCGCTAGCAGCCAAAATGCCAGTGATCATTTTGGTAAACAAGACGGACCGTCCTGATGCGCGTATCGACGAGGTTGTCGAGGAATCTCAGGACCTCCTCCTAGAACTGGCTTCGGCTTTGGATGATCCGGAGGCCGCAGAAGCAGCTGAGCAACTACTCGATTTACCGGTTCTCTATGCTTCTGGCCGTGAGGGTAAAGCATCCGTGGAAAACCCCGGCAACGGCAACATCCCCGATGCTGAAGACCTGCAGGCGCTTTTCGACGTCATCTACGACGTCATGCCAGAGCCCACCGTTAACTCTGAGGGGGCCTTGCAGGCACACGTGACCAACTTGGACTCTTCCTCCTTCCTAGGCCGCATTGGTTTGATCCGCGTGCACTCGGGAACATTGAAGAAGGGGCAGCAAGTTGCTTGGATTCACTACGACGAAGACGGCAACCAGCACATTAAGAGCGCTAAAATCGCTGAGCTGTTGCGTACCGTTGGCGTGACTCGTGTGCCCGCAGATGAGGTCGTAGCGGGTGACATTGCTGCTATCTCCGGTATCGATTCCGTGATGATCGGTGACACTCTCGCGGATCCGGAAAATCCTGTTGCTCTTCCTCGCATCACAGTGGACGAGCCTGCGATCTCCATGACCATCGGTGTGAATACCTCTCCTTTGGCTGGCCGTGGCGGCGGAGACAAGCTGACTGCGCGTGTGGTTAAGGCACGCTTGGACCAGGAATTGATTGGTAACGTATCCATCCGCGTCCTTCCTACTGAGCGCCCAGACGCGTGGGAAGTTCAGGGTCGTGGTGAAATGTCGCTGTCGGTTCTCGTGGAAACGATGCGTCGTGAAGGCTTTGAGCTGACCGTCGGCAAGCCTCAGGTAGTCACTCAGACCATCGACGGCAAGCTCTATGAGCCTTATGAGCACATGGTTATTGATATTCCGTCGGAGTATCAAGGTAACGTCACCCAGCTCATGGCTGCTCGTAAAGGACAGATGTTGTCCATGGACAACATCTCTGATGATTGGGTGCGCATGGAATACAAGGTCCCAGCGCGCGGTCTAATCAGTTTCCGTACGATCTTCCTCACTGAGACCAGGGGCACTGGTATCGCCAATTCCTACTCAGAGGGCATCGATGAGTGGGCAGGCGAAATCAAAGGACGCGCATCCGGATCCCTCGTGGCTGATCGTTCCGGACAGATCACCGCTTACGCTCTCACCCAGCTTTCCGACCGCGGCAACTTCTTTGTCGAGCCAGGCATGGAGGCCTATGAAGGCATGGTTGTCGGCGCAAACAACCGTGATGAAGACATGGACGTGAACATCACTAAGGAAAAGAAGCTGACCAACATGCGCTCAGCTACTGCCGACGCAACGGTCACCCTGGCCAAAGCACACGTGCTCTCCTTGGATGAAGCCATGGAGTTCTGTGGCCAAGACGAGTGCGTGGAAGTCACGCCCAATGCACTGCGCGTACGCAAGGTGATTCTCAACGCCACCGAGCGTGGACGTGCCCGTGCACGTGAGAAGGCACGCAACAAGTAA
- a CDS encoding peptide ABC transporter substrate-binding protein, whose amino-acid sequence MTLKKTLAVGMSAALAVSLAACSSDSSGSKSGKNYVLANGSEPQNPLIPANTNETGGGRIVDVIYSGLVRYDTDGKSHNEQAESISLEGDRTYKVTLKDGLKFSDGTPIKAENYVKTWNYAVANDQRNASFFEMIKGFGSGVKELEGLKVIDDKTFSIELSQPASDFPARLGYSAYFALPDVAFDDIAAFGEKPISSGPYKVEEWNHNESITLVPNEEYTGEMKAKNDGVKFTFYSSQDAAYSDLLAGNLDVLDAIPDSAFGTFKNELGERAVNQPAAVFQSFTIPQKLEHFSGEEGALRRQAISLAINREEVTKAIFQETRTPAKDFSSPVVDGYKEGLPGSEVTKFDPAKAKELWAKADAISPFTGEFTIAYNSDGGHQSWVDAVANQIKNNLEISASGKPYPDFKSLRDEVTHRTIKGAYRTGWQGDYPLLGNFLSPLYATNASSNDGDYSNQEFDKKLNAAASASSVQEGIKLYQEAEEILYKDLPAIPLWYSNVTGGYSQNVNNVVFSWKSVPAYSQITKG is encoded by the coding sequence ATGACGCTTAAGAAGACTCTCGCCGTTGGTATGTCCGCGGCTCTTGCTGTGAGCCTCGCTGCTTGCTCCTCGGACTCCTCTGGTAGCAAGTCCGGTAAAAACTATGTTCTGGCTAATGGCTCTGAGCCGCAGAACCCATTGATTCCCGCCAACACCAATGAGACCGGCGGTGGACGCATTGTGGATGTTATTTACTCGGGGCTAGTTCGCTATGACACGGACGGCAAGTCTCATAATGAGCAGGCCGAGTCTATTAGCCTTGAGGGCGATCGAACATACAAGGTCACATTGAAAGACGGACTGAAGTTCTCGGACGGAACGCCCATCAAAGCGGAGAATTACGTAAAGACGTGGAATTATGCTGTGGCTAATGATCAGCGCAATGCGTCCTTCTTTGAGATGATCAAAGGCTTTGGCTCCGGGGTGAAGGAGCTTGAGGGGTTGAAGGTCATTGATGATAAGACCTTTAGCATTGAGCTTTCCCAGCCGGCGTCGGATTTTCCGGCTCGCCTAGGATATAGCGCGTATTTTGCGCTACCGGATGTTGCGTTTGATGATATCGCGGCTTTTGGTGAGAAACCCATCAGCTCTGGCCCCTATAAGGTTGAAGAGTGGAACCACAACGAGTCCATCACCCTTGTGCCCAATGAGGAGTACACCGGGGAGATGAAAGCGAAGAATGACGGTGTGAAGTTCACATTCTATTCTTCTCAGGATGCCGCCTATTCCGACCTTCTGGCCGGTAACCTCGATGTTCTCGATGCTATCCCGGATTCCGCATTCGGCACCTTTAAGAATGAACTGGGCGAGCGAGCTGTGAACCAGCCGGCTGCGGTCTTCCAGTCCTTTACTATTCCGCAGAAGCTTGAGCACTTCTCGGGTGAAGAAGGTGCGCTGCGTCGTCAAGCTATATCCTTGGCAATCAACCGTGAAGAAGTGACTAAGGCTATCTTCCAGGAAACTCGTACACCGGCTAAGGACTTTTCCTCCCCGGTAGTCGATGGATATAAGGAAGGGCTTCCGGGAAGCGAAGTAACCAAGTTTGATCCTGCTAAGGCTAAGGAACTGTGGGCAAAAGCTGACGCCATCTCGCCGTTTACCGGTGAATTCACCATCGCCTACAACTCTGACGGCGGGCACCAGTCTTGGGTAGACGCAGTAGCTAACCAGATTAAGAACAACTTGGAAATCTCTGCGTCGGGTAAACCATATCCGGACTTCAAGTCTTTGCGCGATGAGGTCACCCACCGCACTATCAAGGGCGCATACCGCACCGGTTGGCAAGGCGATTACCCACTTCTTGGTAACTTCCTCAGCCCACTTTATGCCACCAACGCTAGCTCTAACGACGGTGACTACTCCAACCAGGAATTTGATAAGAAGCTCAATGCCGCTGCCTCAGCTTCCTCAGTACAAGAGGGCATCAAGCTCTATCAAGAGGCTGAAGAGATCCTCTACAAAGATCTTCCTGCCATTCCTCTGTGGTACTCGAATGTGACTGGTGGTTACTCCCAAAACGTAAATAACGTGGTTTTCAGTTGGAAGTCTGTTCCCGCTTACTCACAAATCACCAAGGGCTAA
- a CDS encoding DUF402 domain-containing protein, with protein sequence MVDLHPVKKETFDPSSMTNIDPKGFQRRVDDFHSTDFGLYMARGADHPKFGYLESWLLPSLGLRANIFHFREGVDEHQDFYFDIADISLENNMWVTRDLYVDLISVTGEPVKVVDIDELAAATSAGIITAEEAERAIDATLLAVEGITRYNDDPMSWLASLGYNLEWADTVELEPAP encoded by the coding sequence ATGGTTGACCTGCATCCAGTAAAAAAGGAAACCTTCGACCCATCATCGATGACCAACATCGACCCCAAAGGTTTCCAGCGGCGCGTCGATGACTTTCACTCCACCGACTTTGGGCTATACATGGCCCGCGGCGCCGACCACCCCAAATTCGGATACCTAGAGTCCTGGCTCCTTCCCAGCCTGGGCCTAAGAGCCAATATTTTCCACTTCCGTGAAGGCGTCGACGAGCATCAGGATTTCTACTTTGATATCGCCGATATTTCCCTCGAAAACAATATGTGGGTCACACGCGATCTGTATGTTGACCTCATCTCAGTAACAGGCGAACCCGTCAAAGTGGTGGACATCGATGAGCTTGCCGCAGCGACCTCTGCCGGAATCATCACCGCCGAAGAAGCTGAGCGTGCCATTGATGCAACTCTCCTCGCAGTCGAAGGCATAACTCGCTACAATGATGATCCCATGAGCTGGCTCGCATCTCTGGGTTACAACCTAGAATGGGCCGACACCGTCGAACTGGAACCTGCCCCATGA
- a CDS encoding S1 family peptidase, with amino-acid sequence MRIFRRVSAVATAVALSLGIVTPSHAVVGGTATNQPSLAYVGLGEQQCTGVLVSPEWVLSARHCLGAGPSTIGVGGQVFRAVEQIPHPTADIALIKLDRPSDTAPMTLSNNNLSFGEKTIAAGWGGIAHGHAQWAEATTQRRVTNVPGPDRHAVLIEQWISQGILRQGDSGGPLMEGNAVVGVLSMTSHTGTVGWYTPVAEHTDWISSVSGAPKPPSADAPSPLIDATAFPTVIPLPSFPLPFRSH; translated from the coding sequence ATGCGGATTTTTCGCCGGGTCTCCGCTGTCGCTACCGCTGTTGCTCTCTCGCTAGGAATAGTCACTCCTAGCCACGCAGTCGTCGGCGGCACCGCAACTAATCAGCCAAGTCTCGCTTACGTGGGACTAGGAGAGCAGCAATGCACAGGCGTTTTGGTCTCTCCCGAGTGGGTATTGAGCGCTCGCCATTGCCTTGGCGCCGGACCATCAACTATCGGTGTTGGCGGGCAGGTCTTTCGTGCTGTTGAGCAAATCCCCCACCCCACGGCAGACATCGCGTTGATAAAACTCGATCGGCCATCTGACACAGCGCCTATGACTCTTTCTAACAACAACCTATCTTTTGGCGAGAAAACCATCGCTGCAGGTTGGGGTGGGATTGCTCATGGACATGCGCAGTGGGCAGAAGCCACAACGCAGCGTCGTGTTACCAATGTTCCTGGTCCCGACCGCCACGCAGTCTTGATTGAACAATGGATCAGCCAAGGAATCCTCCGCCAAGGAGATTCCGGCGGCCCATTAATGGAAGGCAACGCTGTTGTCGGCGTTCTCAGCATGACCAGCCACACAGGAACCGTCGGCTGGTACACACCTGTTGCGGAACACACCGATTGGATTTCATCCGTAAGCGGAGCACCAAAGCCTCCTTCCGCGGACGCACCTAGCCCGCTTATCGACGCCACCGCTTTCCCCACTGTCATTCCGCTGCCGAGCTTCCCGCTCCCCTTCCGCAGCCACTAA
- a CDS encoding ABC transporter permease: MLRYIGRRLLQMIPVFFGATLLLYALVFLMPGDPVAALGGDRGLTEAARARIEADYNLDKPFIIQYLLYIKGIFSLDFGTTFSGRPVAEAMAQAFPVTIKLAVMALIFEAVFGICFGVIAGMRRGGIFDSTVLVMSLIVIAVPSFVIGFVFQFFVGVKWGILPVTVGSNTSVKSLLMPAIVLGALSFAYVVRLTRQSVSENLRADYVRTARAKGLNGRNVTMRHVLRNSLIPVATFLGADLGALMGGAIVTEGIFGINGVGGTMYQAILKGEPTTVVSFTTVLVIVYIIANLVVDLIYALLDPRIRYA; this comes from the coding sequence ATGTTGCGCTATATTGGGCGCCGCTTGCTCCAGATGATTCCAGTCTTCTTCGGAGCAACACTCCTGCTCTACGCACTCGTATTCCTCATGCCGGGTGATCCTGTTGCGGCTCTCGGCGGCGACCGTGGCTTGACTGAAGCCGCACGGGCCCGAATCGAGGCTGATTACAATTTAGATAAGCCATTTATCATCCAGTATTTGCTGTATATCAAGGGAATTTTCTCACTGGATTTTGGCACTACTTTCTCCGGACGTCCTGTCGCAGAAGCCATGGCGCAGGCCTTCCCAGTAACCATAAAACTTGCCGTCATGGCGCTCATCTTTGAAGCTGTTTTTGGCATTTGCTTTGGTGTGATTGCTGGAATGCGTCGCGGCGGAATTTTTGATTCCACCGTGCTCGTTATGTCGCTCATTGTCATCGCCGTTCCATCGTTTGTGATTGGTTTTGTTTTCCAGTTTTTTGTTGGCGTTAAATGGGGAATCTTGCCAGTAACGGTTGGATCAAATACCTCGGTCAAATCATTACTCATGCCAGCCATCGTCCTAGGGGCGTTGTCTTTTGCCTATGTTGTTCGACTTACCCGGCAGTCAGTCTCAGAAAACCTTCGGGCAGATTACGTACGCACTGCGCGTGCAAAGGGATTAAATGGCAGAAACGTGACTATGAGGCACGTCTTGCGTAACTCGTTGATTCCCGTAGCCACCTTCCTAGGCGCTGACCTTGGCGCACTTATGGGTGGGGCTATTGTGACTGAGGGAATCTTTGGCATTAATGGCGTAGGCGGCACGATGTACCAGGCAATCCTTAAAGGTGAGCCCACGACAGTCGTGTCTTTTACCACGGTCCTTGTAATCGTCTATATCATCGCTAACCTCGTCGTGGACTTGATCTACGCATTGCTTGACCCGAGGATCCGATATGCATAA
- a CDS encoding Rv1157c family protein, translating into MRRITCAITATLFAAACTIASGGSANAMPAQPLPVAPLLSSSSTINLSSWLPLDQLGRPNAEVLSKAKDFADTLPEPLRNQLLAAVAFIEGTGQSEIKVPDNGPQFSQFLWPSIAGECINGHLTATGSAIAVPGPAEIPAPGAKEGETAFVFTALGTGKLGPNEHQAMNVHWFNLSTLQGGSTRLAGHGINPEGPSTVSGTADAGKGRVIALIEGTIATEASPCTFLPTAALFEVK; encoded by the coding sequence GTGCGTCGAATTACATGCGCCATCACCGCAACGCTTTTCGCGGCTGCGTGCACCATCGCCTCTGGCGGTAGTGCCAATGCTATGCCTGCACAACCGCTGCCGGTAGCACCGCTCTTGTCGTCTTCGTCTACAATCAACCTTTCCTCCTGGCTCCCCTTGGACCAGCTCGGCCGCCCTAACGCCGAGGTCCTGAGCAAAGCGAAAGACTTTGCAGACACTCTGCCTGAACCACTCCGTAACCAGCTACTCGCAGCCGTGGCCTTCATTGAGGGAACAGGGCAGAGCGAAATCAAAGTCCCCGACAACGGCCCTCAGTTCAGCCAATTCCTCTGGCCCAGCATCGCAGGAGAATGCATCAACGGCCATCTCACCGCCACAGGGTCTGCAATCGCGGTTCCCGGCCCCGCAGAAATTCCCGCACCGGGGGCAAAAGAAGGCGAAACCGCCTTTGTTTTCACTGCACTAGGAACGGGGAAACTAGGCCCCAACGAACATCAAGCAATGAATGTCCACTGGTTTAACCTCTCCACGCTGCAGGGCGGAAGCACCCGCCTTGCCGGCCACGGGATCAACCCAGAGGGACCGAGCACCGTATCTGGGACTGCCGACGCGGGAAAGGGGCGCGTTATTGCGCTCATTGAGGGCACTATTGCCACTGAAGCAAGCCCCTGCACCTTCCTACCCACGGCTGCACTCTTCGAGGTGAAATAA
- a CDS encoding ABC transporter permease → MHNHNIFQPRPGQEHFIADTDETGLGAVDAVADESAPTSTWGEAWKYLRRRPLFWVSSALILTAVLLAVIPQMFTSTDPGFCELSKSLANPEDGHPFGFDRQGCDIYARMIYGARASVAVGVFTTVAVVIIGTIIGAAAGFFGGILDTLLSRLTDIFFAVPLVLAAIVVMQMFKQERTVITVVVVLAMFGWTNIARITRGAVLSVKNEEFVTAARAVGASKWKILSGHILPNAAAPIIVYATVALGTFIVAEATLSFLGIGLPPHIVSWGGDIAKAQVSLRTQPMVLFYPAVALGATVLSFIMMGDVVRDALDPKSRKR, encoded by the coding sequence ATGCATAATCACAATATTTTTCAGCCGCGTCCAGGGCAGGAACACTTTATAGCAGATACAGATGAGACGGGCTTGGGCGCTGTCGACGCGGTTGCCGACGAGTCTGCCCCTACTTCTACATGGGGCGAGGCATGGAAATACCTGCGGCGCCGTCCATTATTCTGGGTTTCTTCGGCGTTGATCCTTACTGCGGTGCTTCTTGCCGTAATCCCGCAGATGTTTACGTCCACAGATCCAGGTTTTTGCGAGTTATCCAAATCCTTGGCAAACCCAGAAGACGGACATCCTTTTGGCTTTGATCGTCAAGGTTGCGACATTTATGCACGCATGATTTATGGCGCGCGGGCATCTGTGGCGGTAGGAGTGTTTACCACTGTCGCGGTGGTGATCATAGGAACCATTATTGGAGCCGCGGCTGGTTTCTTCGGCGGTATCTTAGACACACTGCTCTCCCGGCTCACCGATATTTTCTTTGCAGTTCCTCTAGTTTTAGCGGCGATCGTTGTTATGCAGATGTTTAAGCAGGAACGCACAGTTATAACGGTTGTCGTGGTGCTCGCTATGTTTGGTTGGACCAACATCGCTCGCATTACTCGAGGTGCCGTATTGTCCGTAAAGAACGAGGAATTTGTTACGGCTGCACGAGCAGTAGGAGCCTCAAAGTGGAAGATCCTCAGCGGTCATATCCTGCCTAATGCTGCGGCCCCGATTATCGTGTATGCGACAGTGGCGCTAGGAACGTTTATTGTGGCTGAGGCCACCCTCTCCTTCCTAGGGATTGGGCTACCTCCGCATATTGTTTCTTGGGGTGGAGATATTGCTAAGGCCCAGGTGTCGTTGCGAACTCAGCCCATGGTGCTGTTCTATCCAGCTGTAGCGCTTGGAGCGACAGTTTTGAGTTTTATCATGATGGGCGACGTAGTCCGTGATGCCCTTGATCCGAAGTCTAGGAAGCGATAA
- a CDS encoding NUDIX hydrolase, with the protein MIIRIAAVVFFKDGKIASVRKRGTDSFMLPGGKLEEGEAPISAAIREIAEELQIRMRVEELEAIGRYQAPAANEPGAIVDCDVFLYRGDEKPNTVYEEIEEIAWFGLDSDSERLAPLSRDVVFPALRG; encoded by the coding sequence ATGATTATCAGAATCGCAGCAGTTGTGTTTTTTAAAGACGGAAAAATCGCGAGTGTGCGCAAGCGTGGCACCGATTCTTTTATGCTTCCTGGAGGAAAGCTAGAGGAGGGGGAGGCTCCCATCTCCGCGGCGATTCGGGAGATTGCTGAAGAACTGCAGATCCGTATGCGCGTTGAGGAACTAGAAGCAATCGGGCGTTATCAGGCACCAGCTGCCAACGAGCCGGGGGCGATCGTTGACTGTGATGTGTTTCTCTATCGAGGGGATGAAAAACCGAACACCGTGTATGAAGAAATCGAGGAAATCGCGTGGTTCGGGCTTGATAGTGATTCTGAGAGGTTAGCCCCGTTGTCTCGAGATGTGGTTTTCCCCGCCTTAAGGGGGTAA
- the arsC gene encoding arsenate reductase (glutaredoxin) (This arsenate reductase requires both glutathione and glutaredoxin to convert arsenate to arsenite, after which the efflux transporter formed by ArsA and ArsB can extrude the arsenite from the cell, providing resistance.) encodes MITIYHNSHCSKSRAALEFLQDRGGEDVQIINYLSSPPSEDALRELLRKAGLTPHQAIRTNEQLYQELGLSPETSDDELIATMVKHPQLIQRPFVSTDKGVRLARPMEVIEEIL; translated from the coding sequence ATGATCACCATTTATCACAATTCACACTGCTCCAAGTCACGCGCCGCACTCGAGTTCTTACAGGATCGAGGGGGCGAGGATGTACAGATCATTAATTATCTCTCCTCCCCTCCTAGCGAGGATGCCCTCCGTGAACTCCTCCGCAAAGCAGGACTGACTCCTCACCAGGCAATACGGACAAACGAGCAGCTCTACCAAGAGCTTGGCCTCTCGCCCGAAACTTCCGACGACGAGCTCATTGCCACGATGGTAAAACACCCGCAGCTTATTCAACGGCCGTTCGTCTCCACAGATAAAGGCGTACGCCTTGCACGCCCTATGGAAGTAATAGAGGAGATTCTCTAG
- a CDS encoding (d)CMP kinase: MIVLIDGPSGSGKTTLARKLAGILGFELVHLDDLYPGWHGLAEGSRMVAEDVLGEKSGYWQWDWQHYKRGQWVPVRGENIVIEGVGSITRETVAASKSKGYVFSVVLDGPEAWRKERALARDPDDAPWWNVWAEQEKAHFQKIPDVDVRLWLGEK; this comes from the coding sequence ATGATTGTGCTTATCGATGGCCCCTCCGGTTCCGGGAAAACCACACTTGCGAGGAAGCTGGCCGGGATTTTGGGATTTGAACTGGTGCATCTTGATGATCTTTACCCAGGGTGGCATGGCCTCGCCGAAGGATCTCGGATGGTGGCCGAGGATGTATTAGGAGAGAAGTCAGGGTATTGGCAGTGGGACTGGCAGCACTACAAACGGGGGCAGTGGGTGCCTGTGCGGGGTGAAAACATAGTGATTGAGGGGGTGGGGTCGATTACACGGGAGACGGTGGCGGCGTCGAAAAGCAAGGGCTATGTTTTTAGCGTTGTTCTTGACGGCCCGGAAGCCTGGCGGAAGGAACGGGCTTTGGCGCGCGACCCTGATGATGCGCCGTGGTGGAACGTATGGGCTGAGCAGGAGAAGGCTCATTTTCAGAAGATCCCGGATGTGGATGTGCGGTTATGGCTAGGAGAGAAATGA
- a CDS encoding dipeptide ABC transporter ATP-binding protein yields the protein MSENNNAPLLEVKDLQISFTSSTGTVDAVRGVNLTIYPGQSVAIVGESGSGKSTTAMAIIGLLPGTGKVTGGQILFDGKDITKLSDKQMQSYRGSQIGLVPQDPMSNLNPVWRIGTQVKESLKANNVVPGSEMDARVAELLEEAGLPDAHRRAKQYPHEFSGGMRQRALIGIGLAARPKLLIADEPTSALDVTVQKRILDHLGGLTQDLGTAVLFITHDLGLAAERAEHLVVMHRGRVVESGPSLQILRDPQHPYTKRLVHAAPSLASARIQSAQEHGVESSELLASEKTDSQEIIRVENLTKIFDVRGQRGKKAELRAVDDVSFSLKQGTTLALVGESGSGKSTVANMVLNLIDPTSGKVYYKGTDLSTLGKKELFAMRRKLQVVFQNPYGSLDPTYSIFRCIEEPLVVHQVGNRKEREKRVAELLDMVAMPRSAMRRYPNELSGGQRQRIAVARALALNPEIIVLDEAVSALDVLVQNQILQLLANLQSELNLSYLFITHDLAVVRQTADEVVVMQKGRVVEQGTTDALFLAAKEEYTRNLIDSVPGLGVELGTGM from the coding sequence ATGAGTGAAAATAATAATGCGCCGCTTCTAGAGGTAAAAGACTTACAAATTTCCTTTACCTCATCAACTGGCACCGTCGATGCCGTCCGTGGTGTTAACTTGACCATTTACCCAGGCCAGTCGGTGGCCATTGTGGGGGAATCTGGCTCAGGCAAGTCCACCACTGCAATGGCGATCATCGGACTACTACCCGGAACCGGAAAGGTGACGGGTGGTCAGATCTTGTTTGACGGAAAAGACATCACAAAGCTTTCTGATAAACAGATGCAATCCTACCGAGGCTCGCAGATCGGACTTGTGCCTCAAGATCCCATGAGCAATCTCAATCCTGTGTGGCGCATTGGCACACAGGTAAAGGAATCGCTCAAAGCAAATAATGTGGTCCCGGGGTCTGAAATGGATGCTCGCGTCGCAGAGCTATTGGAGGAAGCAGGGCTTCCCGACGCCCACCGCCGCGCGAAGCAGTATCCGCACGAATTTTCCGGAGGCATGCGTCAGCGAGCCCTTATCGGCATTGGTTTGGCTGCACGTCCGAAGCTGCTCATCGCCGACGAACCCACCTCCGCCCTGGACGTGACTGTACAAAAACGCATCTTGGATCATTTGGGTGGGCTCACACAGGATTTGGGAACTGCAGTTCTCTTTATCACGCATGATCTTGGCCTGGCAGCTGAGCGTGCTGAGCACCTTGTGGTCATGCATCGTGGTCGCGTTGTCGAATCCGGCCCTAGCCTTCAGATTCTCCGCGACCCTCAGCATCCGTACACCAAACGGTTGGTTCACGCTGCCCCCTCTCTGGCTTCTGCTCGGATTCAATCAGCTCAGGAGCACGGAGTGGAAAGCTCCGAGCTATTGGCTTCTGAAAAGACGGATAGCCAGGAGATCATCAGGGTAGAAAATCTCACCAAGATTTTCGACGTTCGTGGTCAGCGCGGGAAAAAGGCTGAGCTACGTGCGGTCGACGACGTCAGCTTCTCGCTCAAACAGGGAACGACTCTCGCGTTAGTAGGAGAGTCGGGGTCCGGTAAGTCAACTGTGGCCAATATGGTCCTCAACCTTATCGACCCAACTTCAGGCAAGGTCTACTACAAGGGCACGGACCTATCCACGCTAGGAAAGAAAGAACTCTTTGCGATGCGGCGCAAGCTGCAAGTGGTGTTCCAAAACCCTTATGGTTCTTTAGACCCAACATATTCAATTTTCCGATGCATCGAAGAGCCACTTGTTGTGCATCAAGTGGGAAACCGCAAAGAACGCGAGAAGCGTGTGGCCGAACTCCTAGATATGGTGGCCATGCCGCGTTCGGCCATGCGTCGTTATCCGAACGAACTCTCCGGAGGGCAGCGCCAACGTATCGCTGTAGCTCGTGCGTTAGCGCTAAACCCCGAGATTATTGTTCTGGACGAGGCCGTCTCCGCCTTAGATGTTCTGGTTCAGAACCAGATTTTGCAGCTTTTGGCTAATCTTCAGTCCGAGCTCAATCTGAGTTATCTGTTTATTACTCATGACTTAGCGGTGGTGCGCCAAACAGCGGATGAAGTTGTAGTTATGCAGAAGGGACGTGTTGTGGAACAAGGAACTACTGACGCCCTCTTCCTAGCGGCTAAGGAAGAATACACGCGTAACCTCATTGATTCTGTTCCAGGTCTGGGAGTAGAACTCGGTACCGGAATGTAG